One segment of Carya illinoinensis cultivar Pawnee chromosome 13, C.illinoinensisPawnee_v1, whole genome shotgun sequence DNA contains the following:
- the LOC122292826 gene encoding crossover junction endonuclease MUS81 isoform X7 yields MQLKQVDFLGCQLQKGKGKPGQFGSSPKDWYSGWNCMKTLITKGLVVKSSCPAKYMLTQEGQEVAHDCLMRSGLADPADSLANTEGFSDKGAHGMPNLDLVQLDVDIDVMPASRGLSQQKKLPIKKSQQKKSIDVPFESLERFMRMGYSKDQVLSAFTEVSKSSQTKEISSLWPAVLCRLREDQVYGHRHVVGSESRLTDHSQDDGGHMPELYSNNTAPNSSTLRELYSNNTAPNSSTLRACSSSSCDRPVQKSRMDGLKGNMNVLSMPPLSFGERFEDAYEVTLILDDREQFATQGNYILGFSSRSRRIIENICSQFRIKIEVRRLPVGDGIWIARHKYVDSEYVLDFIVERKNVDDLRCSIRDNRYRDQKLRLLRCGLKKLIYLVEGDPNSSEAAESIKTACFTTEILEGFDVQRTTGLADTLKKYGYLTQAISHYYNSVLPEDCTKGAGVCPPYDEFVKRCQDLDKVTVSDVFAIQLMQVPQVTEDVAIAVLDLYPTLLSLARAYSLLEGDQSAQEEMLSRQSKDVISLVASKNIFYLVWGN; encoded by the exons ATGCAGCTGAAGCAAGTGGACTTTCTCGGGTGCCAATTGC aaaagggaaaaggaaaaccGGGGCAATTTGGAAGTTCTCCAAAGGATTGGTATAGTGGGTGGAACTGCATGAAGACATTGATAACCAAGGGATTAGTTGTTAAATCGAGTTGCCCTGCAAA GTACATGCTAACCCAAGAAGGTCAGGAAGTAGCACATGACTGTCTCATGAGATCTGGTTTGGCTGATCCAGCTGATAGCTTGGCTAATACAGAAGGCTTTTCTGATAAGGGGGCACATGGTATGCCAAATCTGGATTTGGTTCAACTTGACGTGGATATAGATGTGATGCCCGCATCTAGGGGTTTAAGTCAGCAGAAGAaattaccgataaaaaaaagtcAGCAGAAGAAATCAATTGATGTGCCATTTGAATCACTTGAGAGG TTTATGCGCATGGGATACTCTAAGGATCAAGTTCTTAGTGCTTTCACTGAAGTTTCCAAGAGTTCTCAGACGAAGGAGATCTCATCACTCTGGCCAGCAGTTTTGTGTCGTCTTCGAGAGGACCAAGTTTATG GTCACAGACATGTTGTTGGAAGTGAGAGTAGACTGACAGATCATTCTCAAGATGACGGTGGGCATATGCCagaattatattctaataacaCAGCACCAAACTCTTCTACCTTGAgagaattatattctaataacaCAGCACCAAACTCTTCTACCTTGAGAGCTTGCTCATCATCTTCATGT GATCGTCCTGTGCAAAAGTCAAGGATGGATGGTTTAAAAGGAAATATGAATGTTTTAAGCATGCCACCTCTGAGCTTTGGTGAGAGATTTGAGGATGCATATGAAGTGACCTTGATATTGGATGATCGAGAGCAGTTTGCCACTCAGGG TAACTATATATTGGGTTTTAGCTCGCGGTCGAGGAGAATTATCGAGAATATATGTAGTCAATTCAGAATCAAAATAGAG GTTAGACGGTTACCAGTTGGAGATGGAATCTGGATAGCTCGCCATAAATATGTTGACAGTGAATACGtacttgattttattgttgaaaGGAAGAATGTTGATGATTTACGCTGTTCCATCAGGGATAATCGATATAGGGACCAAAAACTGAGGCTTTTG AGGTGTGGACTTAAGAAGCTGATATATCTTGTGGAGGGGGACCCAAATTCTTCCGAAGCTGCCGAAAGCATCAAAACAGC TTGTTTTACTACAGAGATTCTGGAGGGATTTGATGTGCAGCGAACAACTGGTTTGGCTGATACTCTAAAGAAGTATGGTTATCTTACCCAAGCAATATCTCACTACTATAACTCAGTGTTGCCTGAGGACTGCACTAAGGGCGCAGGAGTATGCCCTCCTTATGATGAGTTTGTCAAAAGGTGCCAAGACCTGGATAAAGTTACAGTCAGCGATGTGTTTGCAATTCAACTCATGCAG GTCCCACAAGTTACAGAGGATGTCGCCATTGCTGTTTTGGATTTGTACCCAACACTTCTATCTCTTGCCCGTGCCTACTCTCTTCTT GAGGGCGACCAAAGTGCACAAGAGGAGATGCTTAGCAGACAGAGTAAAGATGTGATCAGTTTAGTTGCTAGTAAGAATATATTCTACTTAGTCTGGGGCAACTGA
- the LOC122292826 gene encoding crossover junction endonuclease MUS81 isoform X2 produces the protein MDMQRRVAVCTENEGLVAYMWSKRQELAEKPKGISENVDMTLSKAYSNMCNSKTPIKSLKDLSQIKGVGKWILRLMQGFFETGSGASEPEDLSKEGKRRKGTKRYVPQKNSVAYALLIALYRGIANGNEFMRKQELIDAAEASGLSRVPIAPEKGKGKPGQFGSSPKDWYSGWNCMKTLITKGLVVKSSCPAKYMLTQEGQEVAHDCLMRSGLADPADSLANTEGFSDKGAHGMPNLDLVQLDVDIDVMPASRGLSQQKKLPIKKSQQKKSIDVPFESLERFMRMGYSKDQVLSAFTEVSKSSQTKEISSLWPAVLCRLREDQVYGHRHVVGSESRLTDHSQDDGGHMPELYSNNTAPNSSTLRELYSNNTAPNSSTLRACSSSSCDRPVQKSRMDGLKGNMNVLSMPPLSFGERFEDAYEVTLILDDREQFATQGSRSRRIIENICSQFRIKIEVRRLPVGDGIWIARHKYVDSEYVLDFIVERKNVDDLRCSIRDNRYRDQKLRLLRCGLKKLIYLVEGDPNSSEAAESIKTACFTTEILEGFDVQRTTGLADTLKKYGYLTQAISHYYNSVLPEDCTKGAGVCPPYDEFVKRCQDLDKVTVSDVFAIQLMQVPQVTEDVAIAVLDLYPTLLSLARAYSLLEGDQSAQEEMLSRQSKDVISLVASKNIFYLVWGN, from the exons ATGGACATGCAGAGGCGCGTGGCGGTGTGCACTGAGAACGAGGGCCTTGTGGCGTACATGTGGAGCAAGAGGCAGGAGCTTGCGGAGAAGCCCAAAGGGATCTCCGAGAACGTTGACATGACTCTTTCAAAGGCTTACTCCAATATGTGCAACTCCAAAACCCCAATCAAGTCCCTCAAAGACCTCTCTCAGATCAA GGGTGTGGGCAAATGGATCCTAAGACTTATGCAAGGGTTTTTTGAGACTGGTTCAGGTGCTTCTGAACCAGAAGACTTATCTAAAGAAG GTAAGAGAAGGAAAGGAACCAAACGTTATGTACCACAAAAGAATTCCGTTGCATATGCCTTGTTGATAGCCCTGTACAG GGGGATTGCAAATGGGAATGAATTTATGCGTAAACAGGAGCTAATTGATGCAGCTGAAGCAAGTGGACTTTCTCGGGTGCCAATTGC GccagaaaagggaaaaggaaaaccGGGGCAATTTGGAAGTTCTCCAAAGGATTGGTATAGTGGGTGGAACTGCATGAAGACATTGATAACCAAGGGATTAGTTGTTAAATCGAGTTGCCCTGCAAA GTACATGCTAACCCAAGAAGGTCAGGAAGTAGCACATGACTGTCTCATGAGATCTGGTTTGGCTGATCCAGCTGATAGCTTGGCTAATACAGAAGGCTTTTCTGATAAGGGGGCACATGGTATGCCAAATCTGGATTTGGTTCAACTTGACGTGGATATAGATGTGATGCCCGCATCTAGGGGTTTAAGTCAGCAGAAGAaattaccgataaaaaaaagtcAGCAGAAGAAATCAATTGATGTGCCATTTGAATCACTTGAGAGG TTTATGCGCATGGGATACTCTAAGGATCAAGTTCTTAGTGCTTTCACTGAAGTTTCCAAGAGTTCTCAGACGAAGGAGATCTCATCACTCTGGCCAGCAGTTTTGTGTCGTCTTCGAGAGGACCAAGTTTATG GTCACAGACATGTTGTTGGAAGTGAGAGTAGACTGACAGATCATTCTCAAGATGACGGTGGGCATATGCCagaattatattctaataacaCAGCACCAAACTCTTCTACCTTGAgagaattatattctaataacaCAGCACCAAACTCTTCTACCTTGAGAGCTTGCTCATCATCTTCATGT GATCGTCCTGTGCAAAAGTCAAGGATGGATGGTTTAAAAGGAAATATGAATGTTTTAAGCATGCCACCTCTGAGCTTTGGTGAGAGATTTGAGGATGCATATGAAGTGACCTTGATATTGGATGATCGAGAGCAGTTTGCCACTCAGGG CTCGCGGTCGAGGAGAATTATCGAGAATATATGTAGTCAATTCAGAATCAAAATAGAG GTTAGACGGTTACCAGTTGGAGATGGAATCTGGATAGCTCGCCATAAATATGTTGACAGTGAATACGtacttgattttattgttgaaaGGAAGAATGTTGATGATTTACGCTGTTCCATCAGGGATAATCGATATAGGGACCAAAAACTGAGGCTTTTG AGGTGTGGACTTAAGAAGCTGATATATCTTGTGGAGGGGGACCCAAATTCTTCCGAAGCTGCCGAAAGCATCAAAACAGC TTGTTTTACTACAGAGATTCTGGAGGGATTTGATGTGCAGCGAACAACTGGTTTGGCTGATACTCTAAAGAAGTATGGTTATCTTACCCAAGCAATATCTCACTACTATAACTCAGTGTTGCCTGAGGACTGCACTAAGGGCGCAGGAGTATGCCCTCCTTATGATGAGTTTGTCAAAAGGTGCCAAGACCTGGATAAAGTTACAGTCAGCGATGTGTTTGCAATTCAACTCATGCAG GTCCCACAAGTTACAGAGGATGTCGCCATTGCTGTTTTGGATTTGTACCCAACACTTCTATCTCTTGCCCGTGCCTACTCTCTTCTT GAGGGCGACCAAAGTGCACAAGAGGAGATGCTTAGCAGACAGAGTAAAGATGTGATCAGTTTAGTTGCTAGTAAGAATATATTCTACTTAGTCTGGGGCAACTGA